In one Sphingomonas sanguinis genomic region, the following are encoded:
- a CDS encoding DUF3320 domain-containing protein, whose product MATSPITEQDEIPASIFQSDLPLDEKLDRARTELLDLSARNRLLNMPRSSKGSKAVEIVDEVSTEIFRLLVSEGRPFTFLAGKAAASDELPVDEVDEIADLAQPDDDVADDRGVFSRHADTRLQTRLTPKGLQKRLLELYFDARTLEEEQGVNILYLALGALKWIDPNNAANVRFAPLVLVPVRLERGNAGEKFKLRMRQEDYASNLSLEAFLDRVHGIRLPAFEPGDTFDPGAYFAEVADAVSAKPGWEVQPNVVAVGFFSFAKFLMYRDLDPQTWPEGGRITDRDLVRGLLSDGFAGAEGMVPEDANIDPFIPPSEMLHIVDSDSSQALAVHEVRRGRDVVIQGPPGTGKSQTIANIVASAVADGKTVLFVAEKMAALEVVKRRLDATGVGDACLELHSNKANKKALLEELRRTWELGAPRHQDPGSLHARLTAARDRLNDHARRMHAPHQASGLTPFQVVGQLSRLRLDGEKPNDIILIEPETWSADDFAERHDVIRDLAERIDVIGRPADHAWRGVGLSSILPTDVERLEDRIAATLARLTSFDEAGAVLASTMETSPPRSLTDLEPLLTLAERVAGAPDLDAAALAEAVWADRVDDIERLIASGQRHSYLQSQLADLVLEAGWTADLAETIAALAILPSGFSPEDFRDVETLSNLLPRLQAEAEALARSMTRDTPNTLDGARRTAAVAERVAEAPEGDAEALASDVWIAGLERASDLVDAVAAHEEAVSTVEGQLTVASWDLDLSAARSTLASHGTGFFRFFSGDWRRANALVRSVMTEQSTPLPDTLVLLDALAAGQAARRTIEGEETFARSAFGSDWRGIRSTAGPLRHIVDWMRSLRGLGDEPRLVAARRPDRTEVGIRAKRAADLLDQVSPPVERLWAALGSAQPIAFGDALAAERADLPALLTFVVRIRSADSATEATFVKVPDDLDLRRARLAELDELQSKAAKLRDLHDLGTSAFGTAWRSTSSDWSDLRSTADWISANDDIRLLASRVPDRQAAADTAAKLGAEASSLGADLQSLADDLHLDMAAALAANTFAEVPLEALSRHMERWRTSGEQLFQWTAYRDRSGRAITLGCEDVVVRLGDGRLTTDGAVSAFEMAYYEAVYADQIRADAELGTFDGTLHGRLAREFADMDRQRIASASFEVVRAHHEKVPARDGGSVGPLGVLRAEIARKRGHMPIRRLMEKAAPAVQALKPVFMMSPLSVAQFLTPGIFDFDLLVMDEASQIQPVDALGAVARAKQVVVVGDPKQLPPTAFFSKMTGGAPEDDDDGGTRVADIESILGLFTARGLPMRMLRWHYRSKHQSLIAVSNRQFYENKLFIVPSPYTAEAGMGLRFHRVPQGVFDAGGTRTNQVEAKIVAQAIVAHVREHPELSLGVAAFSAAQRRAILDQLEVLRRGLPPETEAFFQSHPAEPFFVKNLENVQGDERDVIFISVGYGPPAPGGKVPMRFGPLGTDGGERRLNVLISRAKQRCEVFASMSDEDIDPDFASTRKGVLAFKLFLHFARTGRMTMAESTGRDHDSVFEEQVAKALQARGYQVHRQVGLAGFFIDLAVSDADRPGRYLIGIECDGASYHDARSARDRDRLRQSVLESHGWTIHRIWSTDWFQRPKEQIDLVVARIEAAKAEHDAEAQGVSARRRSHVEIVTVEREGHTEVGLVEAEALPATALYEEAMIERPRHLVCELHEAPRGALSALAEEVVGIEGPVHVCEVVNRIRDAWGLKRAGGRIQEAVERAVEVSVREGRLAEDGDFLTIPGRAPRVRDRSEVRSASLRKCDSLPPSELEAAILGVVRENYGATDDQVVQAAARAVGFKATSGQLRDLLAEVIAAAVSGERLTRRNGMLVVGPAAANDSGPVRTPSPLFQLIAAGESERVEFKETLRWDVATNALNKKLEDVVVKTIAGFANGSGGTLLVGVADDGMVKGLDRDYACLGGNRDKLELHLTNLLGKHFGSAFRAARIGVTFPQHEGLDVCRIEVGPAVEAQFVSLPDRGGSVAERFFVRSGNSTQELTPSQMHLYVGQRFPRRN is encoded by the coding sequence GTGGCGACGAGTCCGATCACGGAGCAGGATGAGATCCCGGCTTCGATCTTCCAGAGTGATCTGCCGCTCGACGAAAAGCTGGACCGGGCTCGCACCGAATTGCTGGACCTGTCCGCACGAAACCGACTCCTGAATATGCCGCGCTCGTCGAAAGGTTCGAAAGCGGTCGAGATCGTAGACGAGGTAAGCACGGAGATCTTTCGGCTTCTGGTGAGCGAAGGGCGTCCATTCACCTTCTTGGCCGGCAAAGCGGCCGCGAGCGACGAGCTTCCCGTCGACGAGGTCGACGAGATCGCGGACCTGGCGCAACCCGATGACGACGTCGCCGACGATCGCGGCGTCTTCTCCCGGCACGCCGACACTCGCCTCCAGACCCGCCTGACGCCGAAGGGTCTGCAGAAGAGGCTGCTCGAACTCTACTTCGACGCGCGGACCTTGGAGGAGGAACAGGGCGTCAACATCCTCTATCTCGCGCTCGGCGCGCTGAAGTGGATCGATCCCAACAATGCGGCGAACGTGCGGTTCGCACCACTTGTCCTCGTCCCCGTCCGATTGGAACGCGGCAACGCCGGCGAGAAGTTCAAGCTGCGCATGCGGCAGGAGGACTATGCCTCCAACCTCTCACTCGAGGCGTTCCTCGATCGCGTTCACGGCATCCGGCTTCCCGCGTTCGAGCCGGGCGACACTTTCGATCCCGGCGCCTATTTCGCCGAGGTCGCCGACGCCGTGTCGGCAAAGCCTGGATGGGAGGTCCAGCCCAACGTCGTCGCTGTCGGCTTCTTCTCCTTTGCCAAGTTCCTGATGTATCGCGACTTGGATCCGCAGACCTGGCCGGAGGGGGGCAGGATCACTGACCGGGATCTCGTGCGCGGCCTTCTGTCGGACGGATTCGCGGGGGCCGAGGGCATGGTGCCCGAGGACGCGAACATTGATCCGTTCATCCCGCCGTCCGAAATGCTCCACATCGTGGATAGTGACAGCTCACAGGCGCTCGCCGTGCACGAGGTCCGGCGCGGGCGGGACGTCGTCATCCAGGGGCCGCCAGGCACCGGCAAGAGCCAGACCATAGCCAACATCGTCGCCTCCGCCGTGGCGGACGGGAAGACCGTGCTGTTCGTTGCCGAGAAGATGGCGGCGCTGGAGGTCGTCAAGCGCAGGCTCGACGCGACCGGCGTTGGTGACGCCTGCCTCGAACTCCACAGCAACAAGGCCAATAAGAAGGCGCTGCTGGAGGAGCTGCGGCGCACGTGGGAGCTCGGCGCACCCCGACACCAGGATCCCGGTAGCCTTCATGCGCGGCTGACCGCCGCGCGCGACCGTCTGAACGACCACGCCAGGCGCATGCACGCGCCGCACCAGGCATCGGGCCTGACGCCGTTCCAGGTCGTCGGTCAGCTCAGCCGACTCCGCCTCGACGGCGAGAAGCCCAACGACATCATTCTGATCGAACCGGAAACCTGGTCCGCCGATGATTTCGCCGAGCGACATGACGTGATCCGCGACTTGGCAGAGCGCATCGACGTGATCGGTCGGCCTGCGGATCATGCCTGGCGCGGCGTGGGCCTGTCGTCGATCCTGCCGACCGACGTGGAGCGCCTCGAGGATCGGATCGCCGCCACTCTCGCCCGCCTGACGTCCTTCGATGAGGCCGGGGCTGTGCTCGCTTCGACCATGGAAACCTCGCCACCGCGGTCCCTCACTGACCTTGAGCCGCTGCTGACGCTGGCCGAACGCGTGGCCGGTGCACCGGACTTGGACGCCGCCGCGCTCGCCGAAGCCGTGTGGGCCGACCGCGTGGACGACATCGAAAGGCTGATCGCGTCAGGACAGCGGCACTCCTATCTTCAAAGTCAGTTGGCGGACCTCGTCTTGGAGGCCGGTTGGACCGCAGACCTCGCGGAAACCATCGCCGCCCTCGCGATCCTGCCGTCCGGCTTCTCGCCGGAAGACTTCCGCGACGTGGAGACGCTCTCCAATCTCCTGCCGCGGCTGCAGGCCGAGGCGGAGGCGCTCGCCCGTTCCATGACGCGGGATACGCCGAATACGCTGGACGGCGCACGCCGCACGGCCGCCGTGGCGGAACGCGTCGCCGAAGCACCCGAAGGCGACGCCGAGGCCCTCGCATCCGACGTTTGGATCGCCGGCCTGGAACGTGCGTCCGACCTCGTCGACGCCGTGGCGGCTCACGAGGAGGCGGTCTCAACCGTCGAGGGCCAGCTCACCGTTGCGTCCTGGGATCTCGATCTGTCTGCCGCCCGGTCGACCCTGGCCTCGCACGGCACCGGCTTTTTCCGATTCTTCAGCGGCGACTGGCGTCGCGCCAACGCCCTCGTGCGCTCGGTCATGACCGAACAAAGCACGCCCCTCCCTGATACTCTGGTCCTTCTAGACGCCCTTGCAGCCGGGCAGGCCGCCAGGCGGACGATCGAGGGAGAGGAAACGTTCGCACGCTCTGCGTTCGGGTCGGATTGGCGCGGCATTAGATCAACTGCGGGACCGCTCCGTCACATCGTCGACTGGATGCGCTCGCTACGCGGACTCGGGGACGAGCCGCGTCTCGTAGCGGCTCGGCGGCCGGACAGGACCGAAGTGGGTATCCGGGCGAAGCGCGCGGCCGACCTGTTGGATCAGGTTTCTCCGCCCGTCGAGCGGCTGTGGGCAGCGCTGGGTTCCGCGCAGCCGATCGCATTCGGCGATGCCCTCGCGGCCGAACGCGCCGATCTCCCTGCCCTACTCACCTTTGTCGTCCGTATCCGTTCCGCCGACTCCGCCACGGAGGCGACGTTCGTCAAAGTGCCGGACGACCTCGATCTTCGTAGAGCGCGGCTGGCCGAACTCGACGAGTTGCAATCGAAGGCGGCGAAGCTGCGCGATCTGCACGACCTCGGCACGTCCGCCTTCGGCACGGCATGGCGCAGCACGTCGTCCGACTGGAGCGACCTCCGGTCCACCGCCGATTGGATAAGCGCAAACGACGACATCCGCCTGCTCGCCAGCCGAGTTCCCGACCGGCAGGCCGCAGCCGATACGGCCGCGAAGCTCGGTGCCGAGGCCTCGTCGTTGGGGGCGGACCTGCAGTCCCTGGCGGATGATCTTCATCTTGATATGGCCGCGGCCCTGGCGGCGAACACCTTCGCCGAAGTTCCGCTCGAAGCGCTGAGCCGCCACATGGAACGCTGGCGGACATCCGGAGAGCAGCTCTTCCAGTGGACCGCTTATCGCGATCGCTCAGGGCGCGCGATCACGCTCGGATGCGAGGACGTCGTCGTTAGGCTTGGTGACGGACGGCTCACGACCGACGGCGCGGTGTCCGCGTTCGAGATGGCATATTACGAGGCCGTCTACGCCGATCAGATCCGCGCCGATGCGGAACTCGGCACCTTCGACGGCACGCTCCACGGCAGGTTGGCTCGCGAATTCGCCGACATGGACCGGCAACGCATCGCGAGTGCGAGCTTCGAGGTCGTCCGGGCACATCACGAGAAGGTGCCGGCGCGCGATGGCGGTTCGGTCGGGCCGCTCGGCGTGCTCCGTGCCGAGATCGCCAGGAAGCGCGGTCACATGCCGATCAGGCGGCTGATGGAGAAAGCGGCCCCCGCTGTTCAGGCGCTCAAGCCTGTCTTCATGATGAGCCCGCTTTCGGTGGCGCAGTTCCTCACTCCCGGTATCTTCGACTTCGACCTGCTCGTCATGGACGAGGCCAGCCAGATTCAGCCCGTCGACGCCCTCGGCGCGGTCGCCCGTGCGAAGCAGGTCGTCGTGGTCGGCGATCCGAAGCAACTGCCGCCGACGGCGTTCTTCTCCAAGATGACCGGCGGGGCCCCGGAGGACGACGATGACGGGGGCACGCGCGTCGCCGACATCGAAAGCATCCTGGGCCTGTTCACCGCCCGAGGTCTGCCAATGCGGATGCTTCGCTGGCACTACCGCAGCAAGCACCAGTCGCTGATCGCCGTCAGCAACCGGCAGTTCTACGAGAACAAACTCTTCATCGTGCCCAGCCCCTACACTGCCGAGGCCGGCATGGGCCTGCGCTTCCACCGCGTGCCGCAGGGCGTGTTCGACGCGGGGGGGACGCGCACGAACCAGGTCGAGGCGAAGATCGTCGCGCAGGCGATCGTCGCGCACGTGCGCGAGCATCCCGAACTGTCGCTCGGCGTGGCGGCGTTCTCCGCGGCCCAGCGGCGCGCGATCCTCGACCAGCTCGAGGTTCTGCGGCGCGGTCTGCCGCCAGAGACGGAGGCCTTCTTCCAGTCGCATCCCGCCGAACCGTTCTTCGTCAAGAACCTGGAGAACGTCCAGGGTGACGAGCGCGACGTCATCTTCATCTCGGTAGGCTATGGCCCTCCCGCCCCCGGCGGCAAGGTGCCGATGCGCTTCGGACCGCTGGGCACGGACGGCGGCGAGCGGCGACTGAACGTGCTGATCAGCCGCGCCAAGCAACGCTGCGAAGTGTTCGCGTCCATGTCCGACGAGGACATCGATCCCGACTTCGCGTCGACGCGCAAGGGCGTGCTTGCGTTCAAGCTCTTCCTTCACTTCGCCCGCACCGGCCGCATGACGATGGCAGAGAGCACCGGTCGCGACCACGACAGCGTCTTCGAGGAGCAGGTGGCGAAGGCGCTGCAGGCGCGGGGCTATCAGGTGCACCGCCAGGTCGGCCTGGCCGGCTTCTTCATCGACCTCGCCGTGTCCGACGCGGACCGGCCCGGCCGCTACCTGATCGGAATCGAGTGCGACGGCGCTTCCTACCACGACGCCCGCTCCGCGCGCGATCGCGACCGGCTGCGCCAGTCGGTGCTGGAAAGCCATGGGTGGACCATCCATCGCATATGGAGCACCGACTGGTTCCAGCGTCCCAAGGAGCAGATTGATCTCGTCGTTGCCCGTATCGAGGCGGCGAAGGCCGAGCACGACGCCGAGGCGCAAGGCGTCTCCGCCCGTCGGAGAAGCCATGTCGAGATCGTCACCGTCGAACGCGAAGGCCACACCGAGGTGGGCCTTGTGGAAGCAGAAGCGTTACCCGCAACAGCCCTCTACGAGGAGGCCATGATCGAGCGCCCCCGGCACCTCGTCTGCGAACTCCACGAGGCGCCGCGCGGCGCTTTGTCGGCGCTTGCCGAAGAGGTGGTGGGGATCGAGGGTCCCGTTCACGTCTGCGAGGTGGTGAACCGCATTCGCGACGCTTGGGGGCTGAAGCGGGCTGGCGGTCGCATTCAGGAGGCGGTCGAGAGGGCCGTCGAGGTTTCTGTGCGCGAGGGCAGGCTGGCCGAGGACGGCGACTTCCTGACCATCCCGGGCAGGGCTCCTCGCGTGCGGGACCGCAGCGAGGTGCGGTCGGCCTCCCTCCGCAAGTGCGACAGCCTGCCACCGTCGGAACTCGAGGCCGCCATCCTCGGCGTGGTGCGGGAGAACTACGGTGCGACCGACGATCAGGTAGTGCAGGCTGCTGCCCGCGCCGTTGGCTTCAAAGCGACGAGCGGGCAGCTGCGGGACCTACTCGCGGAGGTCATCGCAGCGGCGGTGTCGGGCGAACGGCTGACCCGCCGCAATGGTATGCTGGTGGTCGGTCCCGCGGCGGCGAACGACAGCGGACCGGTGCGGACGCCAAGTCCGCTCTTCCAGCTGATCGCGGCGGGCGAGAGCGAGCGGGTGGAGTTCAAGGAGACGCTGCGCTGGGACGTCGCCACGAACGCCCTCAACAAGAAGCTGGAGGACGTCGTCGTGAAGACGATCGCGGGCTTCGCCAACGGCAGTGGTGGGACTCTCCTGGTCGGCGTCGCCGACGACGGCATGGTCAAGGGGCTGGATCGCGACTACGCCTGTCTCGGCGGCAATCGGGACAAGCTGGAGCTACACCTGACAAATCTGCTCGGAAAGCACTTCGGATCGGCCTTTCGGGCGGCGAGGATCGGCGTGACCTTCCCACAGCACGAAGGTCTCGACGTGTGCCGGATCGAGGTCGGTCCTGCCGTCGAGGCTCAGTTCGTGTCGTTGCCGGACAGGGGCGGCAGCGTCGCGGAGCGCTTCTTCGTCAGGTCGGGAAACTCCACCCAGGAGCTCACGCCCAGCCAGATGCATCTCTATGTCGGACAGCGCTTCCCCAGGCGGAACTGA
- a CDS encoding glycoside hydrolase family 11 protein has translation MLTAAVPGVNIRRNATGDHGGFFHTFWHDGGQGHLTLRRGGYDTGWDLEPGGNLVAGRGWRHGSTNRIVHYRARRFEPGRNGYLALYGWSKNPLVEYYVVDSWGGFEPPGSDAVSLGTVRSDGGTYRIYRARRIGQPSIAGTATFEQYWSVRTDRRPIGPVSTITFSNHVAAWRRLGLMLGRLDYQVLATEGFGSTGASTIDLWKSRENRSPDNH, from the coding sequence ATGCTGACCGCAGCCGTGCCCGGCGTGAACATCCGCCGCAACGCCACCGGCGATCATGGTGGGTTCTTCCACACGTTCTGGCATGACGGAGGACAAGGGCATCTGACGCTCAGGAGAGGCGGCTACGACACCGGCTGGGACCTCGAGCCGGGCGGGAACCTCGTAGCCGGCCGTGGCTGGAGGCATGGATCGACAAATCGCATCGTCCACTACCGTGCCCGCCGCTTCGAGCCCGGACGCAATGGCTATCTCGCGCTGTACGGCTGGTCCAAGAACCCACTGGTGGAATACTACGTCGTGGACTCCTGGGGCGGATTCGAGCCGCCAGGCTCCGACGCAGTGTCGCTGGGCACAGTGCGCAGCGACGGCGGAACGTACCGCATCTACAGGGCCCGCCGGATCGGGCAGCCGTCGATCGCAGGCACCGCGACGTTCGAGCAGTACTGGAGCGTCCGAACTGATAGAAGGCCTATCGGGCCGGTGAGCACCATCACCTTCTCGAACCATGTCGCCGCATGGCGGCGGCTCGGGCTGATGCTCGGCCGTCTGGATTATCAGGTCCTGGCGACGGAAGGCTTCGGCAGCACGGGAGCGTCGACTATCGACCTCTGGAAGAGCAGGGAAAACCGGTCGCCGGACAACCACTGA